In Gammaproteobacteria bacterium, one genomic interval encodes:
- a CDS encoding ATP-dependent zinc protease: MFTLSFYGYASSDNPGKVIAGWVEKISLKDQSYVLKAKLDSGAETSSIHAEDIELFKHEGKRWVRFKLLLEDTDGKAMTLALEKKRARRVKIKQHNGVHDSRPVVELDICFDGRPYAVEFTLADRSEFIYPVLLGRRFLAGVAVVDPEATFLTQARCQ, translated from the coding sequence AGGTCATCGCTGGCTGGGTCGAAAAGATCAGCTTAAAAGATCAGTCCTATGTGCTTAAGGCCAAACTCGATAGTGGCGCCGAAACCTCATCCATTCATGCCGAAGATATCGAGCTATTCAAGCACGAGGGTAAGCGTTGGGTTCGGTTTAAACTGCTGCTGGAGGACACAGATGGTAAAGCCATGACGCTTGCGTTGGAGAAAAAGCGCGCGCGTCGTGTCAAGATTAAACAACACAATGGTGTGCACGATAGTCGCCCAGTAGTTGAGCTCGATATTTGCTTCGATGGTCGCCCTTACGCAGTTGAATTTACACTCGCTGATCGCTCCGAATTTATTTACCCTGTGCTGCTCGGCAGGCGTTTTCTAGCGGGTGTTGCCGTTGTTGACCCAGAGGCGACGTTTTTGACTCAAGCTCGCTGCCAATAA
- a CDS encoding inactive transglutaminase family protein: MGNITVKIWAVLLAGLGLVIFAHKLFDIGLPLSPDQDTEVWTVQARIAFDGGGGPAKLGFHIPATTPGLSKIDEDFISSRFGLAVDKEGDNRKVEWAVRRAQGQQTLYYRISVTKTDTQVGWPSTPRFPNVPDYEEPYASAIKATIEDVRSESADVQSYVRELLEQLNSVQPNENIELIRGRAQNQTQWLGEIINILKGVRIPARVLWGIVLSDAANNANLQALLQVHNGKRWLTFDPINGRVGVPENFLSWRVGNEPLFVVEGGGPVDVVFSVSKNYRELIDIARKNAESSNSLLAGFSLLSLPLQSQNVYRLLIMVPIGALIVVFFRTFIGIKTFGTFMPILIALAFRETQLLWGIVLFVMIVSLGLMLRFYLERMRLLLVPRLTSILVIVVILMVIISIITNELGVDRALSVALFPVVILAMTIERMSITWEENGAREAMMQGLGSLIVACVGFLVMNNESLMYLMFVFPELLFIVLALSLLMGRYTGYRLFELHRFRAMVTDKDKTS, translated from the coding sequence ATGGGTAATATCACTGTAAAAATATGGGCCGTGTTGTTGGCTGGCCTGGGTTTGGTCATTTTTGCACATAAGCTATTCGATATCGGCTTGCCGCTGAGTCCCGATCAAGATACCGAGGTTTGGACAGTGCAGGCGCGTATCGCATTTGATGGCGGCGGCGGCCCAGCCAAGCTGGGGTTTCATATCCCCGCCACCACGCCGGGACTATCCAAAATCGACGAAGATTTTATCTCCAGTCGTTTTGGTCTTGCGGTGGATAAAGAGGGCGATAACCGCAAAGTAGAGTGGGCTGTACGCAGAGCGCAAGGCCAACAGACGTTATATTATCGTATCTCGGTGACTAAAACTGACACACAGGTAGGCTGGCCATCAACGCCACGTTTTCCAAATGTGCCTGACTATGAAGAACCCTATGCCTCTGCTATCAAAGCGACTATTGAAGATGTGCGTAGCGAATCAGCGGATGTGCAAAGCTATGTGCGCGAATTACTGGAACAGCTCAATTCAGTACAGCCCAATGAAAATATTGAACTGATTCGCGGTCGCGCTCAAAATCAAACGCAGTGGCTTGGGGAAATTATTAATATCCTCAAAGGCGTACGCATTCCGGCACGTGTTCTCTGGGGGATAGTACTATCAGATGCGGCCAATAACGCCAATTTACAAGCCTTATTGCAAGTGCATAATGGCAAGCGTTGGCTGACCTTCGACCCTATTAATGGAAGAGTCGGCGTTCCTGAGAATTTTCTTTCCTGGCGTGTAGGCAACGAACCTTTATTTGTTGTCGAAGGTGGCGGCCCTGTCGATGTCGTTTTCTCGGTGTCTAAAAACTATCGTGAATTAATTGATATTGCACGTAAAAACGCAGAGTCCAGTAATTCGCTGTTAGCAGGTTTTTCATTATTGTCATTGCCACTGCAAAGCCAAAATGTCTATCGTTTGCTGATTATGGTACCTATTGGTGCATTAATTGTTGTGTTTTTCCGTACTTTTATCGGTATTAAGACCTTTGGTACCTTCATGCCTATTTTAATTGCGCTGGCCTTTCGCGAGACCCAATTACTCTGGGGTATTGTTTTATTTGTCATGATTGTGTCATTGGGTCTCATGCTACGTTTTTATCTTGAGCGAATGCGGCTATTGCTGGTGCCACGCCTGACATCAATATTGGTGATTGTCGTTATATTGATGGTCATTATTAGCATTATCACCAACGAACTGGGCGTCGATCGCGCGCTATCTGTTGCATTATTTCCTGTCGTCATTTTGGCCATGACCATCGAGCGCATGTCAATTACCTGGGAAGAAAATGGCGCAAGAGAAGCCATGATGCAAGGGCTGGGTAGTCTGATTGTTGCCTGTGTTGGTTTCCTTGTGATGAACAACGAAAGTTTGATGTATTTAATGTTTGTTTTTCCAGAACTGCTTTTTATTGTGCTGGCCTTGAGTTTATTAATGGGTCGTTACACTGGTTACCGTTTATTTGAATTGCATCGATTCCGCGCCATGGTCACCGACAAAGATAAGACATCGTGA
- a CDS encoding alpha-L-glutamate ligase-like protein: MKWFATPGQLRGQGVMGMNQRNSDYIMRYNPRHLYPLVDDKVYTKRLALAKGIAVPPLYSVLEIQHEIKGLDAMLKTHQDFVMKPSHGSGGNGILVVDGRLGNHYRKTNGDLISSAAIGHHASNILSGMYSLGGANDQVLIEYRVQFDPFFSHISYQGVPDIRVIVFRGVPVAAMVRLPTRASDGKANLHQGAMGIGIDLVTGISKGGVCNDRAVSCHPDTGYDTTGIKIPHWDTIMKLAIRCADTVGLGYLGVDIVMDRDMGPLMLELNARPGLNVQIANQTGLLNNLGKIESLDKLPDCVDARLALAKAA, from the coding sequence GTGAAATGGTTTGCGACTCCGGGCCAGTTACGTGGCCAAGGCGTGATGGGGATGAACCAGCGTAATAGCGATTACATTATGCGTTATAACCCGCGCCATCTTTACCCGCTTGTTGATGACAAGGTGTATACCAAGCGCTTGGCATTGGCAAAAGGTATAGCTGTACCGCCGCTCTACTCTGTACTTGAAATTCAGCATGAGATTAAAGGTCTTGATGCTATGCTGAAGACGCATCAAGATTTTGTTATGAAGCCCTCACATGGCAGTGGTGGCAACGGCATTCTTGTCGTCGATGGTCGACTTGGTAATCACTATCGCAAAACCAATGGTGATTTGATCAGTTCGGCAGCCATTGGCCACCATGCCTCTAACATACTCAGTGGCATGTACAGCCTGGGTGGTGCTAATGACCAGGTGTTGATTGAATACCGTGTTCAGTTCGACCCGTTTTTTTCACACATCAGTTATCAAGGTGTGCCCGATATTCGAGTCATTGTCTTTCGCGGTGTACCGGTTGCCGCGATGGTGCGGTTGCCGACACGCGCCTCTGACGGTAAGGCAAACCTGCATCAGGGTGCCATGGGTATTGGTATCGACCTTGTAACGGGGATTAGTAAGGGCGGCGTCTGTAACGATAGAGCTGTAAGTTGTCATCCTGATACCGGTTATGACACTACCGGAATAAAAATTCCACATTGGGACACCATCATGAAACTCGCTATTCGCTGTGCTGATACCGTTGGCCTGGGTTATCTCGGTGTTGATATTGTCATGGATCGTGATATGGGACCGTTAATGCTCGAACTCAATGCGCGACCTGGCTTGAATGTACAGATCGCCAATCAAACGGGCCTATTAAACAACCTGGGTAAAATTGAAAGTCTCGACAAGTTACCCGATTGTGTTGATGCGCGCCTTGCCTTAGCTAAAGCAGCCTGA